In Euwallacea fornicatus isolate EFF26 chromosome 20, ASM4011564v1, whole genome shotgun sequence, a single window of DNA contains:
- the Pif2 gene encoding keratin-associated protein 10-2, with protein MPGCGSKSHVPHEDHHSRKRCGLTSVRKGKSCKPVCYRSAQDCCVCRRQPSTKKRVSSCYARRDESTSSESSFTDSDSSNSSYCSSSCCLNSTCGSCLSNCTGHSNSPCGSSCSSSCDSSSSSTESQESEERYCYCCNGTGGSSDEADK; from the exons ATGCCTGGCTGTGGATCTAAATCACACGTGCCTCATGAGGACCACCACTCCAGGAAGAGATGCGGTTTAACTTCCGTGAGAAAGGGGAAATCTTGTAAACCAGTTTGCTATAGATCAGCCCAGGATTGTTGTGTCTGCAGACGCCAA CCCTCTACCAAGAAGCGTGTGAGCTCCTGCTATGCTCGACGTGACGAATCCACCTCATCGGAGAGCAGTTTCACTGACTCGGACTCCTCAAACTCCAGCTACTGTTCCAGCTCATGTTGCTTAAATTCGACTTGCGGCTCGTGTCTCTCAAACTGCACTGGTCATTCAAATTCTCCCTGTGGATCGAGCTGTTCCAGCTCATGTGATTCGTCTTCTTCTTCCACGGAGTCGCAGGAATCGGAAGAGCGCTACTGCTATTGCTGCAATGGGACTGGGGGGTCTAGTGATGAGGCTGATAAGTGA